The following are from one region of the Myxococcales bacterium genome:
- a CDS encoding tetratricopeptide repeat protein yields the protein MRGALVELLDGTPHRRELAYALFAPRRRAHARRRWADQRCWHERTLALALELGDLSAQANAHVNLGVVLANLGELTAAVAHTERAVALCQRTGARPTIGLALSNLGGYLLELGDLDRASARLAEGIRLLDSVGQRRVLPESSSTRPGSPPAAATADLARAAIARSRSRWPGPATRPTSRSACGSPRSSRPAPAPPTRPRRSWPRRPASPPPPTRSSTRASPPRPRACTIGPGGSRPRQRPGRGPRGVHAARRRRRSGRARRSTNPLTASSARGGRGRGWPSCGDRVGVGSCGDRSLRPMARALDPVSRARRATVAAHHRRSSADGSDRDLDERGTGRSSACSTRSTPGPRGSSTTAPTTARRSRATPGSCASSPTRHHGKEEDLLFEAMVEHGFSREQGPLAVMLHEHGSAGR from the coding sequence GTGCGAGGCGCGCTGGTCGAGCTGCTCGACGGCACGCCCCATCGCCGCGAGCTGGCCTACGCGCTGTTCGCGCCTCGGCGGCGCGCACATGCGCGCCGGCGCTGGGCGGACCAGCGCTGCTGGCACGAGCGCACGCTCGCGCTCGCGCTCGAGCTAGGCGATCTGTCGGCCCAGGCCAACGCCCACGTTAACCTCGGCGTCGTGCTCGCCAACCTCGGCGAGCTGACCGCCGCGGTCGCGCACACCGAGCGCGCGGTGGCGCTGTGCCAGCGCACCGGCGCCCGCCCGACCATCGGCCTGGCGCTGTCGAACCTCGGCGGTTACCTGCTCGAGCTGGGCGACCTCGACCGCGCCAGCGCGCGGCTGGCCGAGGGCATCCGCCTGCTCGACAGCGTCGGCCAGCGTCGGGTGCTGCCCGAGTCATCCAGCACGAGGCCCGGATCGCCGCCCGCCGCGGCGACCGCTGATCTGGCCCGGGCGGCGATCGCGCGTTCTCGATCGCGCTGGCCCGGGCCAGCGACACGGCCGACGTCGCGGTCGGCCTGCGGATCACCGCGCAGCTCGAGGCCCGCGCCGGCGCCGCCGACGAGGCCGCGGCGCTCCTGGCCGAGGCGACCCGCCTCACCGCCGCCGCCGACCCGTTCGAGCACGCGCGCCTCGCCGCCGCGGCCGCGCGCCTGCACGATCGGGCCGGGCGGGTCGAGGCCGCGGCAGCGGCCGGGCCGAGGCCCGCGCGGTGTTCACGCGGCTCGGCGCCGTCGTCGATCTGGCCGCGCTCGACGATCGACGAATCCGCTGACCGCGTCGTCGGCGCGGGGGGGGCGCGGTCGTGGGTGGCCGTCGTGCGGCGATCGTGTGGGCGTCGGGTCCTGCGGCGATCGGTCGCTGCGACCAATGGCCCGTGCGCTCGATCCGGTGTCGCGGGCGCGGCGGGCTACCGTGGCCGCGCACCACCGGAGGTCGAGCGCAGATGGATCCGATCGCGACCTTGATGAACGAGGCACCGGACGATCGAGCGCGTGCTCGACGCGCTCGACGCCTGGACCGCGCGGGTCGTCGACGACCGCGCCGACGACCGCCCGGCGCTCGCGCGCTACGCCCGGTTCCTGCGCGAGTTCGCCGACGCGCCACCACGGCAAGGAGGAGGACCTGCTGTTCGAGGCGATGGTCGAGCACGGCTTCTCGCGCGAGCAGGGTCCGCTCGCGGTCATGCTCCACGAGCACGGCTCGGCCGGGCGCTGA
- a CDS encoding AgmX/PglI C-terminal domain-containing protein, whose amino-acid sequence MARARPGGDLADLAEQIDHGGAVVRAGGIHGDLGPGGVGTAADPVATPPGRIALAGGRAADATSLDVDGGQAQGHGVYMAGIKRCYKGALKTDPTLRGQLALGFTVTEHGRVTAPTATGPSDEVGTCVAAQLRTWLFPVPKDDDGEPTSASFTLELQLAPG is encoded by the coding sequence ATGGCGCGAGCCCGGCCCGGCGGCGATCTCGCGGATCTCGCGGAGCAGATCGATCACGGCGGCGCCGTCGTCCGGGCCGGCGGTATCCACGGTGACCTGGGTCCCGGTGGCGTGGGGACAGCCGCCGACCCCGTGGCGACGCCGCCCGGGCGCATCGCGCTGGCCGGCGGCCGCGCCGCCGACGCCACGTCGCTCGACGTCGACGGAGGTCAAGCGCAAGGTCATGGGGTCTACATGGCCGGGATCAAGCGCTGCTACAAGGGCGCCCTCAAGACCGACCCCACCCTGCGCGGTCAGCTCGCGCTCGGGTTCACGGTCACCGAGCACGGCCGCGTGACCGCGCCGACGGCGACCGGCCCGTCCGACGAGGTCGGCACCTGCGTCGCAGCGCAGCTGCGCACCTGGCTGTTCCCGGTGCCCAAGGACGACGACGGCGAGCCCACCAGCGCCTCGTTCACGCTCGAGCTCCAGCTCGCGCCGGGGTGA
- a CDS encoding glycosyltransferase encodes MARIVLALTDPRSALLVRGQLAYLRQRGFDVHLVTGAGEPAGALAAAEGATHHTIAIERDLAPGGDLRAVAAMTRLLARLRPTLVDGSTPKAGLVAMVAATAAWCRCGSTLRGLRLETTRGLRRAALWTGHRVTCQLADRVICVSPSLRTRAIELGVVPVARAVVLGPGSGNGVDPDVFDPARHAAAGATLRAELGVAPTASVVAFVGRLSRDKGVGELAAAWAGRATRGAHLLVVGLTTPPIRSPPPRGRSSPATRRSTCSAIDARWGRSTPPPTCSCCRRTARASPTSCSRPRPWASPRSPRASPAASTSSPTT; translated from the coding sequence ATGGCGCGCATCGTGCTGGCGCTGACCGACCCGCGCAGCGCGCTGCTGGTGCGGGGCCAGCTCGCCTACCTGCGCCAGCGCGGCTTCGACGTCCACCTGGTGACCGGCGCCGGCGAGCCCGCCGGGGCCCTGGCCGCCGCCGAGGGCGCGACCCACCACACCATCGCCATCGAGCGCGACCTGGCGCCGGGGGGCGACCTGCGCGCGGTCGCGGCGATGACCCGCCTGCTGGCGCGGCTGCGGCCGACGCTGGTCGACGGCTCGACGCCGAAGGCCGGCCTGGTCGCCATGGTGGCGGCGACCGCGGCCTGGTGCCGGTGCGGGTCCACGCTGCGCGGCCTGCGGCTCGAGACCACCCGCGGGCTGCGGCGCGCGGCGCTGTGGACCGGCCACCGCGTCACCTGCCAGCTCGCCGATCGGGTGATCTGCGTCAGCCCGAGCCTGCGGACCCGGGCCATCGAGCTGGGGGTGGTGCCCGTGGCGCGGGCGGTCGTCCTCGGGCCGGGCTCGGGCAACGGCGTCGATCCCGACGTGTTCGATCCGGCGCGGCACGCCGCCGCGGGCGCGACGCTGCGGGCCGAGCTCGGCGTCGCGCCGACGGCGTCGGTGGTCGCGTTCGTCGGGCGGCTGTCCCGGGACAAGGGCGTCGGCGAGCTGGCGGCGGCCTGGGCCGGGCGGGCCACGCGCGGCGCCCACCTGCTCGTGGTCGGCCTGACGACCCCACCGATCCGATCACCGCCGCCGCGCGGGCGCAGCTCGCCGGCGACGCGTCGATCCACCTGCTCGGCGATCGACGCGAGGTGGGGCCGATCTACGCCGCCGCCGACGTGCTCGTGCTGCCGTCGCACCGCGAGGGCCTCGCCAACGTCCTGCTCGAGGCCGCGGCCATGGGCGTCGCCACGATCGCCACGCGCATCCCCGGCTGCGTCGACGTCGTCACCGACGACGTGA